CTACCCCACTTACTACCTACAAGCCTTCCATGCCTACCGGCAGGGGAACCTCAACTGGCAGGCCGCTTGGGAGGTGGAGGTTGCCTCGCTCTCGGTCCACGCCCAACTTTGGCCCCAGGCCGGCACCGACGGCGATGCCTGGCTGCGCCAGCGCTACCATGACGTCCTCCAGCAGCACTTACCCGCGCCGCCGCAAGCCGTTCTCGATGTGGGCTGCGGTGCCGGACTCAGCACCCGAGCCCTACAAGATGCCTTTCCGCAGGCACAGGTCACCGGTGTGGACCTCTCGCCCTACTTTTTGGCGGTCGCGCGCTACCGCAGCCGCCAACAGCAGGCCGCGATCGCCTGGAAGCACGCCCCCGGCGAAGACACGGGGCTGCCGGCCGCGTCTTTCGATTTGGTCTCGGCTTTTTTGGTCTTCCACGAACTGCCCCAGCATGCCGCCCAAGCCATCTTGCGCGAGGCGCGGCGCTTGCTGCGCCCGGGCGGGCAAGTCGCCGTGATGGAGATGAACCCGCAGGCCGAGGCCTACACCCGCATGCCGCCCTACGTGTTTACGCTGCTCAAAAGTACCGAACCCTACTTGGACGAGTACTTCAGCTTAGATTTGGCCCAGGCGATGCAAGAGGCCGGCTTCGAGCCCCCAACCTTTGCACCCACCAGTCCCCGCCACCGGGCGGCCGTTGCTCGCGCGTGCTAGCGTTTGATGGCTGTTATCTCCCGCCGCTCTGGCCGAGCGCCCAGCCTCTCGACAAGCTTTCTGCTGGTGGGCGCCCTACTGACCGCCGCGTTCGTCACTATTGCGTTGCTGGCCCCCGCCTTTGAGGCCTGGGGATGGCTGCGCGATCCCACCGCGTCGCTGAGCAATCCCGTGCGCGAGCCGCCGGGGGCCGAGTATTGGTTCGGCACCAACCGCCAAGGCTACGATATCTTCGCCCGCACGCTGTTTGGCATGCGCGCGGCCCTGCAGGTGGTGGTGGCCGCGACAGCCTTCAGCCTGACTGTGGGCGTGCCGCTGGGCCTGATTGGCGGTTACCTGGGCGGCAAGGTGGATCGCGTCCTGCTGTTTTTTATGGACACGATCTACACGCTGCCGCCGCTACTGCTATCGATTACCTTGGCGTTTGCCATCGGCCAGGGCATCATCAATGCCGCGGCTGCCATCGGCATTGCCTACATTCCGCAGTACTATCGCGTCGTGCGCAATCACACTGCCAGCCTCAAATCCGAGTTGTTTGTGGAGGCGGCTCAGGCGTCCGGTGCCACCCCTGCCCGCATTATCTCGCGCCACCTGTTTGCCAACGTGATGCAAAACATCCCCGTGCTGTTTACGCTCAATGCGGCCGACGCCATTTTTGTCTTAGGCGGGCTAGGGTTTTTGGGCCTGGGCTTGCCACCCGAGGTCCCCGAGTGGGGCTACGCGCTGCGGCAAGCCCTCGGGGCCCTGCCTACCGGCATCTGGTGGCCGGCGTTTTTCCCCGGCATGGCCATGACGCTCACGGTGGTCGGGCTCTCGCTGCTGGGGGAGGGCCTGAGCGAGGTCTTCCATCCGCGTTGGCGCAACGTCCGCTAGACTGCACCCTGCGATGGCAACCAGCTGGCGTTGGAGCCCTCTCTTTCGAGCGGCTACTTAGTCCCGCGTCAGAGTAAAGAAAAACGGTTGCAGCATCCCTTTAAAATCCATCAGGCCCAGGACCCGATCGCCATCAATTTGTCGGAAGCGATCGTGGATGGGCAGGCAATCGTAAATCATGGTGGCGCTGACGGTCTGGCGGTATTCTATAGCAAAACTACCTGATTCGTGAACGGAGAGTGCACCCATACTTAAACGCCTAAATTTTCCTTTTCGAGGGACTTTTGGAGATTTGTATCGCTGATCTCCGAAATCCCCTCAATATGGGAGTCATGCGCTTTAGCAAGCGTGCATCCGCTGCTCAAATTGGTATGAAGCAGCCGGTTGGTCACCCCAAGGAGGGGACGGAGTGCCCGGGCGCGCTGCACCGGGAGTCGTAGCGCCAGGTTCATCAACCAAAGCCGAGGCGCGACCTTAAAAATCTCGCCTTGGCCGTCTCGAAACAGCAACGGATGGACCAAATTCTTTGCCGTACCAGCCGGCCACCTCGAGCAAGCCATCCATGGGATGGCCGGTATGCAGGCTCCATCCTTGCCAGCGCCCCCACATGAACTCAAGATCCACCGCCGGCAGGCGATCGAATAGAGCCAGCGCTTGCTCCGGGCTGGCTTGGCCTGCTTGCAAGATCGAGTCAGTGGCCACCATGGCCTTATCTGGCGACTGTCGCCATTGCGCCCATCACTAGCCTACCGCCCCCAGCGGGCAAGCGGTGAGCTAGGCTAGCCCCGAGGGCGTGCTGACGGGCACCGCGCCGCTAGCCCAAAAACGCCATGGCGGACGGGGCAATCTATTCGGCGGTTTGGCACGGGCAACTGGCCGAGATCCCGCAGGCGGACTGGGATGCGCTGGCTCAGCCCCTAGCGAGCCCGTTTTTGGAGTGGGCGTGGCTCAACGCCCTCGAGGCCTCCGGCAGCGTTGCCCCCCAATGGGGGTGGCAGCCCTGCCACCTAACGCTGTGGCGCGATCGCGCCCTCGTGGCAGCCGCACCGCTCTATCTCAAAAGCCACAGCTATGGCGAGTTCATCTTCGACCACCAATGGGCGGCCCTGGCGCGGCGCCTGGGGGTGCGCTACTACCCCAAGCTGTTGGGCATGGCACCGTTTACCCCCGCGATCGGCTACCGCTTTTTGACTGCCGCCGATGAGGATGAGGGCACGCTAGTGGCGCGCCTAGTGGCCGAAATCGATCGCTTTTGCCACGAGCGCGGCATTGCGGGGTGCCACTTGCTGTTTGTCGAGCCGCAGTGGCGGCACTGGCTGGAGCAAAACGGCTTTTGCAGCTGGCTGCACCACAGCTACGTCTGGCAGAACCAAAACTTTGGCAGCTTTGAGGACTACCTGCAGGCCTTTAACGCCAACCAGCGGCGCAACATCAAGCGGGAGCGCAAGGCCGTGGCCAAGGCCGGGCTGCGAACGGAGGTGCTGGCAGGCGAGGACATCCCGGCGTGGCTGTTCCCCGAGATCTATCGCTTCTACAGCGACACCTGCGAGCGCTTCTTTGACATCAGCAAGTACCTAACGCGCGCTTTTTTCGAGCAGCTGTATCCGGAGTTTCGCCACCGCGTGGTTCTGGCCCTGGCCTACCCCCAAGACGAGCCGGACTACCCGGTGGGCCTCTCGTTCTGCGTGCGCAAAGGTGATCGCCTCTACGGGCGCTATTGGGGCTGCCTGCAGGACTACGACGCCCTGCACTTTGAAGCCTGCTACTACAAGCCGCTGGAGTGGGCGATCGCCCAGGGCATCCAGAGTTTTGACCCCGGCGCCGGCGGCACGCACAAAATGCGCCGCGGCTTTCCGGCCACGCCCAACTACAGCCTGCACCGCTTCTACGATGCCCGTATGAGCCAAATCCTGCACGCCTACATTGACGACATCAACGCCATGGAGCGCGAGGAAATCGCCGCCATCAACCAGGATCTGCCCCTCAAGTCGGTGCCGGCAGACGTCCTGAGCTAGGCGAGGTGGGGCTCGGTGCGCGCCCAGAACCGTTGCAACACCGGCACTAGGGCGGGGTGACTTCGCAGCTGCGGGTGGGGCAGCGCCAGCGAGATAAACTGCGCCCCCTGCACCCGCGTCGCGCGCAGCAAGATCGTGCCGTCGCTGCCGTAGCGCCAATTCCCGGCCACTACCAGCGTGGGCATGGCGGCCGCAATCCGCTCGGCGATCGCGCGCCGGTTGACGCCCAAATCTTTGGCCATGCCCAGGCCCAGCCCCAGCGGATCGATGGCGCGCGCCAGGGCCGCTCCCCCTACTGGGGAAGCCAGCAGCACCAGCGAGCGCACCCGCGGCCACCACTCGGGGTGGCGCGCCAGTAGCTCCAGCCACAGCAGTCCGCCCATGGAGTGCCCCACGATGCGCATTGGGCATTGGGGATAGCGTGCCAGGCAGGCGGCGGCCTGGGCCTCGACAGCATCGATCAGCGGCGGCAGGCGCCACCAGGTGCGCCACCAGCCCAGATCGGGGGCAACGACGGCGGTCTGGGCCGGGGAGGCGGTGCCCACCAGCTGCCGGATGCTGCCGGCCCGGTCGGCCCAGCCGTGTTGGGCGAAGGTCATGGCCGCGGGGGAGGGGCTCACGGCGCGCGTTGGGCCAGCGCTTCCTGAACCACCGCCGGGAGCTGGCGCAGGATTTTGCCGCGCTCGCGATCAAGGGCCACCAGCGTCACCTGCCCCGTTACGTAGGTGGGGTCACCCTCCGGGGCTTGGATGCGATAGTCCCAAATAATGCGGGCGCCCGTGCGCTGGGCCAGGCGCGTTTTGACCGTGGCGGCTTCTCCCATGCGCAGCACCTGGTGGTAGCGCAGGGCCAGTTCCACCACCGGTAGGTCGTAGCCCAACGCGGCCAAGTGGCTGTAGTCAATGCCCATCGAGCGCAGGCACTCGATGCGGGCTTCCTCCATCCAGGTGAGGTAGTTGCCGTGCCAAACGACGCCTGCGTAATCGGTGTGGTGGGGATGGACGCGGATGGGATAGTCGAACCAGGCCTGGGCGTAGGCCTGGAGCTCCCCCTCGGGCTGGGGGGCATCGGTGGGCAGCCGGTCAGATGGGGGCGAGGGGGGCACGTTGCCTCCAGTGCTGTTGCCTCAAGCCGGGCGGGCCAGCGCCTCGCGGCGCGCCTGCCACTGGTGCATGCGGTCGAATAAGTACCAATAGTAGTGCTCTGGCAAGCCGCAAGTGGCGGCGCCGCGCAGCACCACCTGGCAGTACCAGTCGTTGGGCGGGATCTCCTCGCTGGTTTTGTTGACGACCGTATAGGTGCGCACCCCGGTATAGCGGGTGCCGTTGCAGCGCACGGAGACGGTCTCGCGCCGGTAGCCGTTGGTGGGGACTTCCTCGCGCCGGTCGAGGCCCTCGCTCAAATGCCACGGCAGGCAGTAGAGTACGCCGTTGACAGTGGCGCCCGCATCCGGCACGACATCCAGCACGCCGCAGTCGCGACTGGCCGAGTAGTGGTAGAAGCCCAACCGGTAGCCCGCCAGCGCCGCCGGTCCCACCAGATACAAATGCACCCGCTCGCCCAGCGATCGCTTCAGATCGACTGGGCACATGCAGGAGCCGTAGGCAAAGTAGTAAAAGGATCCCTCGGGGGCGGATGCAGCTTGGGTCATGGGGGCTTGCGGGGAGCTAGGCGACGCTGTAGCCGGCGTTGCGGATGGCCTCGGCGACTTGAGCTTCAGAGGCGCTCGTGTGCAGCCACACGGTCTTGCGCTCGAGGTCGGCCTCGAGCTGGCTGTCGGGATCGTGGCGGCGCACGGCCTGGGCGATCGCATCCGCGCAGCCCTGGCAGGCCATGTCCGGAACGTTCAGTTGTAGCGGGGTTGTGGCAGTCATGGTGCCCTCCACTGGGCGGTCAGCTAGCCGGCTACCACTTGAGGGTAGCGGCTTCGATGCCTTGCTCGCGGCGGATCTGGCCGTCCCGCTCGAACCACGCAACGATCTGCTGGTGCGTGAGCTCTTCC
Above is a genomic segment from Cyanobacteria bacterium QS_8_64_29 containing:
- a CDS encoding SAM-dependent methyltransferase; this translates as MTATARTGPVSLLVRAVLAIAPLARLIKARARKTIIDRAEAMGVPWRQHVRELQAHDWDSELAAVRDPQLRYPTYYLQAFHAYRQGNLNWQAAWEVEVASLSVHAQLWPQAGTDGDAWLRQRYHDVLQQHLPAPPQAVLDVGCGAGLSTRALQDAFPQAQVTGVDLSPYFLAVARYRSRQQQAAIAWKHAPGEDTGLPAASFDLVSAFLVFHELPQHAAQAILREARRLLRPGGQVAVMEMNPQAEAYTRMPPYVFTLLKSTEPYLDEYFSLDLAQAMQEAGFEPPTFAPTSPRHRAAVARAC
- a CDS encoding peptide ABC transporter permease, which gives rise to MAVISRRSGRAPSLSTSFLLVGALLTAAFVTIALLAPAFEAWGWLRDPTASLSNPVREPPGAEYWFGTNRQGYDIFARTLFGMRAALQVVVAATAFSLTVGVPLGLIGGYLGGKVDRVLLFFMDTIYTLPPLLLSITLAFAIGQGIINAAAAIGIAYIPQYYRVVRNHTASLKSELFVEAAQASGATPARIISRHLFANVMQNIPVLFTLNAADAIFVLGGLGFLGLGLPPEVPEWGYALRQALGALPTGIWWPAFFPGMAMTLTVVGLSLLGEGLSEVFHPRWRNVR
- a CDS encoding GNAT family N-acetyltransferase; amino-acid sequence: MADGAIYSAVWHGQLAEIPQADWDALAQPLASPFLEWAWLNALEASGSVAPQWGWQPCHLTLWRDRALVAAAPLYLKSHSYGEFIFDHQWAALARRLGVRYYPKLLGMAPFTPAIGYRFLTAADEDEGTLVARLVAEIDRFCHERGIAGCHLLFVEPQWRHWLEQNGFCSWLHHSYVWQNQNFGSFEDYLQAFNANQRRNIKRERKAVAKAGLRTEVLAGEDIPAWLFPEIYRFYSDTCERFFDISKYLTRAFFEQLYPEFRHRVVLALAYPQDEPDYPVGLSFCVRKGDRLYGRYWGCLQDYDALHFEACYYKPLEWAIAQGIQSFDPGAGGTHKMRRGFPATPNYSLHRFYDARMSQILHAYIDDINAMEREEIAAINQDLPLKSVPADVLS
- a CDS encoding alpha/beta hydrolase encodes the protein MSPSPAAMTFAQHGWADRAGSIRQLVGTASPAQTAVVAPDLGWWRTWWRLPPLIDAVEAQAAACLARYPQCPMRIVGHSMGGLLWLELLARHPEWWPRVRSLVLLASPVGGAALARAIDPLGLGLGMAKDLGVNRRAIAERIAAAMPTLVVAGNWRYGSDGTILLRATRVQGAQFISLALPHPQLRSHPALVPVLQRFWARTEPHLA
- a CDS encoding acyl-CoA thioesterase, with the protein product MPPSPPSDRLPTDAPQPEGELQAYAQAWFDYPIRVHPHHTDYAGVVWHGNYLTWMEEARIECLRSMGIDYSHLAALGYDLPVVELALRYHQVLRMGEAATVKTRLAQRTGARIIWDYRIQAPEGDPTYVTGQVTLVALDRERGKILRQLPAVVQEALAQRAP
- a CDS encoding gamma-glutamylcyclotransferase, with amino-acid sequence MTQAASAPEGSFYYFAYGSCMCPVDLKRSLGERVHLYLVGPAALAGYRLGFYHYSASRDCGVLDVVPDAGATVNGVLYCLPWHLSEGLDRREEVPTNGYRRETVSVRCNGTRYTGVRTYTVVNKTSEEIPPNDWYCQVVLRGAATCGLPEHYYWYLFDRMHQWQARREALARPA
- a CDS encoding copper resistance protein CopZ; translated protein: MTATTPLQLNVPDMACQGCADAIAQAVRRHDPDSQLEADLERKTVWLHTSASEAQVAEAIRNAGYSVA